One Sulfolobales archaeon DNA segment encodes these proteins:
- a CDS encoding branched-chain amino acid transaminase has protein sequence MSVCSKVRYIWMDGELIGCERASVHVLTHALHYGTAVFEGIRGYWSEKAKNLYIFRLRDHMMRFVNSAKIIGLRLNHSLEDLIEAVIRTVKANEFQENIYIRPIAFAGEGSISLDISKIPTRVSIAAFPFGHYLKPKGVKVKVVSWRRVPNYSMPVIAKASGIYLNSVIALSEAISSGYDEAILLDWRGYVSEGSGENIFIVRKGVIYTPPVYASILEGITRDTVIRISRDLGYEVVERDIAREELYIADEIFMSGTAAEITPVIEVDGRTIGTGSPGVVTEKIMEYYKRVVYNEVPKYSEWITEVY, from the coding sequence ATGTCTGTTTGCTCAAAGGTTAGATACATATGGATGGACGGGGAACTCATTGGATGTGAGAGAGCATCTGTACATGTGCTAACACATGCTCTACACTACGGCACAGCTGTATTTGAAGGGATCAGAGGATATTGGAGTGAGAAAGCCAAGAACCTATATATATTTAGGCTTAGAGATCATATGATGAGGTTTGTTAACTCAGCTAAGATCATTGGGCTCAGGCTTAACCATAGCCTCGAAGATCTTATAGAGGCTGTGATTAGAACGGTAAAGGCTAATGAGTTCCAGGAGAACATATATATAAGGCCTATAGCATTCGCCGGAGAGGGTAGTATATCGCTAGATATATCGAAGATCCCTACTAGAGTCTCTATAGCAGCATTCCCATTTGGTCATTATCTAAAGCCAAAGGGTGTTAAGGTGAAGGTTGTGAGTTGGAGAAGGGTTCCTAACTATTCTATGCCTGTTATAGCAAAGGCTTCTGGGATCTATCTCAATTCTGTAATAGCACTCTCAGAAGCCATATCCTCTGGCTATGATGAAGCTATATTGCTAGATTGGAGGGGCTATGTATCTGAAGGTTCTGGGGAAAATATATTCATTGTGAGAAAAGGGGTTATCTATACACCCCCTGTATATGCATCTATATTAGAGGGTATTACAAGGGATACCGTGATAAGGATTTCCAGAGATCTTGGCTATGAGGTTGTTGAGAGAGATATAGCTAGGGAGGAGCTATATATAGCGGATGAGATCTTTATGAGCGGAACTGCAGCAGAGATCACACCAGTAATCGAGGTTGATGGAAGAACAATTGGAACGGGTTCTCCAGGAGTGGTGACGGAGAAGATTATGGAATATTATAAGAGAGTCGTCTATAATGAAGTTCCTAAGTACAGCGAGTGGATTACAGAGGTCTACTAG
- a CDS encoding BMP family ABC transporter substrate-binding protein, with translation MSGVYNSARLGLSRLLIISIILVIIIVAIVSGYIILYQRPGTPQQTTAITQAARIKIAIVSDIGGRGDLSFNDMAFKGGDDAKRDFGVGVIELISKTQEDYIPNLRTAAQDPDVKLIIGVGFLLTDALATVALEFPNKFFAGIDTSAQDVIKNKYPDKYPLQNLLDIRFEEHKGSALVGALACLLAAAYNYPHVGMVLGIEIPPLWKFEAGYKWGCNWAVEWYKNKFGRDPPGIGATPVKERVLWTYTGTFSDITKGYAAAKPMYEKGAVAVYNVAGALGLGINQALTEIAKARNLSMGPPFWIGVDADQDWINPGFIIASMMKRVDKAVYIATKLVLNNKFVGVVKKNNGVLLLGIGTKIDGELAEGISVSTLQDLDEFIQMGINAEKLTGKKVLPASPDEIKARVKAMRDSVPSWVWDGVKELENKIRNGEVIVPLPTSADDIKKIRDTYG, from the coding sequence TTGAGTGGTGTATATAATAGTGCAAGGCTTGGATTATCAAGGCTATTGATTATATCAATTATATTAGTAATAATAATTGTTGCTATTGTATCAGGCTATATAATCCTATATCAGAGACCTGGCACGCCACAACAAACCACAGCTATCACCCAGGCTGCGAGGATAAAGATAGCCATAGTATCGGATATAGGCGGTAGAGGGGATCTGAGCTTCAACGATATGGCATTTAAGGGGGGAGATGATGCTAAGAGGGATTTTGGTGTAGGAGTTATAGAGCTTATAAGTAAGACGCAGGAAGACTATATACCTAACCTAAGAACAGCTGCTCAAGATCCTGATGTTAAACTAATAATAGGTGTTGGCTTCCTCCTGACAGATGCATTAGCAACGGTAGCTCTAGAGTTTCCTAACAAATTCTTTGCAGGGATCGATACCAGCGCCCAAGATGTTATTAAGAATAAATACCCTGATAAATATCCGCTGCAAAACCTCCTCGACATAAGGTTTGAAGAGCATAAAGGAAGCGCGCTAGTTGGAGCACTAGCGTGTCTTCTAGCTGCTGCATATAACTATCCACATGTAGGAATGGTTCTAGGGATCGAGATACCACCGCTCTGGAAGTTCGAGGCAGGTTATAAATGGGGGTGTAACTGGGCTGTTGAGTGGTATAAAAATAAGTTTGGTAGAGATCCTCCGGGGATCGGGGCTACCCCAGTTAAGGAAAGAGTTCTCTGGACATATACTGGTACGTTTAGCGATATAACTAAGGGGTATGCAGCTGCAAAGCCCATGTATGAAAAGGGAGCTGTAGCAGTATATAACGTAGCTGGCGCATTAGGCCTTGGAATAAACCAAGCCCTCACCGAGATAGCGAAGGCTAGGAACTTAAGCATGGGGCCTCCATTCTGGATTGGTGTTGACGCAGATCAGGATTGGATAAACCCAGGGTTTATAATAGCGTCTATGATGAAAAGGGTTGACAAAGCTGTATATATAGCTACTAAGCTGGTTCTCAACAATAAATTCGTAGGTGTGGTTAAAAAGAACAATGGTGTTCTATTATTAGGAATAGGGACAAAGATCGATGGTGAGCTAGCTGAAGGAATATCTGTGAGCACATTACAGGATCTAGATGAGTTCATACAGATGGGGATAAATGCTGAGAAGCTAACAGGCAAGAAAGTTCTACCTGCATCACCTGACGAGATAAAGGCTAGGGTTAAGGCTATGAGGGACTCAGTACCATCATGGGTCTGGGATGGTGTTAAAGAGCTTGAGAATAAGATAAGGAATGGAGAAGTCATAGTACCCCTACCAACTTCAGCTGATGATATAAAGAAGATAAGAGATACATATGGTTAA
- a CDS encoding ABC transporter ATP-binding protein, producing the protein MDRRDYKDRGEPYISMRGIVKVYPDGTRALNGVDLDIYRGEILGLLGENGAGKTTLMKILSGFLRPTRGYIYVNGKEVRFRGPSDAMSAGIYMVHQHFSLVPTFTVLENLCLIAKRGFTGSLAKLDYRDIELRAKELIKTLGLDIPLHIPVESLPLGTRQRAEILKALFVGANVLILDEPTSFLTPYEVKELFRFIRDLSLKGATIIFITHRIREAIEITNRIVVLRKGRIAGEIPTELATPEKLSEMMVGREVDLVYREIGDRGSLQGSKPILIVKDLMVMNDLGVLAVKGVNLELYPAEILGIAGVEGNGQAELVEAITGLRRVLSGKIMLSDIDITNRSPSEIYKLGLIHIPSDRDRLALALDMRIYENALIGFHRGKMFTRLGISIAWGRVKVFTKELVKRFSIAVSDINARARSLSGGNRQRLVLARELSKGAKVIVASNPTRGLDISSTLYVRSLLKELRNEGASILLVSSDLDEIMELSDRIAVMFDGRIVGILSRDEAKRVDIGILMGGYQRQGSRFS; encoded by the coding sequence ATGGATCGCAGAGATTATAAAGATCGAGGAGAACCATATATATCGATGAGAGGCATAGTGAAAGTATATCCAGACGGTACACGTGCCCTCAACGGAGTTGACCTAGATATATACAGGGGAGAGATTTTAGGTCTTCTAGGTGAAAACGGGGCGGGCAAGACCACGCTTATGAAAATACTCTCAGGTTTTCTAAGGCCAACAAGAGGATATATATACGTTAATGGGAAAGAGGTGAGGTTCCGAGGACCTTCAGACGCTATGTCAGCTGGGATATATATGGTTCACCAGCACTTCTCACTGGTACCAACTTTCACAGTTTTAGAGAATCTCTGTCTAATTGCAAAAAGGGGATTTACAGGCTCTCTAGCTAAACTCGATTACAGAGATATTGAGTTAAGAGCTAAAGAGCTGATAAAGACATTGGGTCTAGATATTCCTCTCCACATCCCTGTGGAGAGTCTACCACTTGGTACTAGACAGAGGGCAGAGATCTTGAAAGCTCTATTTGTAGGTGCTAACGTGCTGATATTGGACGAGCCAACAAGCTTTCTAACCCCATATGAGGTTAAGGAGCTCTTTAGATTTATAAGGGATCTTTCGTTAAAAGGGGCTACTATTATATTTATAACCCATAGGATCAGAGAAGCGATTGAGATAACCAATAGGATTGTTGTGCTTAGAAAGGGCCGGATCGCTGGTGAAATCCCAACAGAGCTTGCTACACCAGAGAAACTATCAGAGATGATGGTAGGGAGAGAGGTTGATTTGGTATATCGGGAAATAGGGGATAGGGGATCTTTGCAGGGATCTAAGCCTATTTTAATAGTAAAAGATCTAATGGTGATGAACGATCTAGGAGTCTTAGCTGTTAAAGGAGTAAATCTAGAGCTATATCCGGCAGAGATACTGGGCATCGCTGGTGTAGAGGGAAATGGCCAGGCCGAGCTGGTAGAAGCTATAACGGGGCTTAGGAGGGTTCTGAGCGGTAAGATAATGCTTAGCGATATAGATATAACAAATAGAAGTCCCTCAGAAATATATAAGTTAGGGCTTATACATATACCTAGTGATAGGGATAGGCTAGCTCTTGCACTGGATATGAGGATCTATGAGAACGCATTAATAGGCTTTCATAGAGGTAAAATGTTCACAAGATTAGGGATCTCTATTGCATGGGGAAGGGTGAAGGTATTCACGAAAGAGCTTGTAAAGAGATTCTCAATAGCTGTGAGTGATATAAATGCTAGGGCTAGATCTTTAAGCGGCGGTAATAGACAAAGGCTAGTCCTTGCTAGGGAGCTAAGTAAAGGTGCTAAGGTTATAGTGGCTTCTAACCCTACGAGAGGGCTTGATATATCTTCGACTCTCTATGTAAGATCACTTCTTAAGGAGCTAAGGAATGAAGGGGCGTCTATTCTGCTCGTATCATCGGATCTCGACGAGATCATGGAGTTAAGCGATAGGATCGCTGTGATGTTTGATGGAAGGATAGTGGGGATTCTCTCCAGGGATGAAGCAAAGCGGGTAGATATAGGGATATTAATGGGTGGCTACCAGAGGCAGGGATCGCGGTTTTCATAA